From the Nostoc sp. PCC 7107 genome, the window AACCGCTTCAGGTTGTTTAGTTTGTTGTTGGAATTCTTTGTAACCAAGCCACATAAATAGGGGTAAGGTAAGAACCATAAACCGAAAAGATTTACCTGTAAACAAAAAATTGTTCTTCAAGGCTCTGTGATTTCGTGTAGTGATACGTATTCTTCTCTGAAATAAGTCAAAAATATATGTTAGATTAGCAGACTTTTGTCAAATCCACCCTATAGTTTGTTAACAATTTTGATGTTTATACAGATTGAGTTCCGTATAAACGCTCTCGGTAAGCATTTATTAGTTAACTTCAGATAAATTTAGAAGATTCCGCAAAAACTACCGAGGAAATTTTTGATGAATTTATTTTGATATAACGACGGGACTGGTGCGTCTCGAACGCACGGCCTAGCGCTTAGGAGGCGCTCGCTCTATCCAACTGAGCTACAGCCCCAACTACGAGGCATACATATAATAGCAGTAGTTTTAGCTAGAGTGCCAAGAATTATCCCAAGAACCGCCGCCTATTTCTAAACCACACAGAGAACTCTGTGATTTTAGGATAACTTGAGATTGTTTGTCACTTACTTTTCGCAACTCCAAATTCAGTTTTCCTTGCATGGTATCCCGACAACAGAACTCTAAACCATTAGTTGTCGGTGCGCGTAGGGGTGTACCTGATAGATGCGTTGTTCCTGCCAATTCAACCTCGTAGTTTAGATTTTTAGCTTGCATTTGCCATCTACCCCAAGGTTGAATTTGCCATTTTACTTGAGAATTCCAAGGCACAAATTCATAAAATTTACCTTGATAATGCACTCCAATCATGGCTACAGATTCCATCCACCACAAAACACCGCGTCTACCACCACCAGCGGTTAATGCTAAGTCAGGTTCACCGTCAAAGCAATTACAGTTTAGCCAAAACCATTTTTGCGGAAAAGCCCCACCCCAATTTTTTTCTGCGTAGGCTGGTGCGTTGGTAAATTGATAGATTTTGCCATTCCAGTCTATCCAGCCACTAGCCAAACCGTGCGCCATCAAAATTTGCCAGCCAGGTTCAAAAATCTGTAAAAATGATAGCCAGCCAGCAGTTGATTGCTGAAGGCTATTTTGATTTCCCCAACCATATACTGGTTGAATTTCATATAACCAACGGCAATAAAAACCCGTTGCAGGATCACGAATTATTCCTTGGTTTAAGGTGGCTGTAGCTTGATAACCCTCTTGAATATGTTGTTCAAACTCTGCGCTTAGGAGGTATAGAGGTTGAGTATTGAGGTTAGTTTTACCCCAATGTCCTAAAGCTAATACATCTCGACTAGCCCAAAATGTTTCCACATCTGGGAAAGTGCGGCATAAATATTGATCATCGGGGCCGAGAATTTGGGCTGCACCACCACTATAAGGTTGACCACCAATTGGGTCTTCAATTGAATACATAAAGGCGAAGGTTTGTCCGCAGTCTGGCAAAGTTACACGATAATACCAACCTTCAAAAAAACGGCGACTACTACCATCCCAATGATACCCAATGTGTGGTGTTTGAGAATTTACGGGTAAGGAAAACATCTGTATAAATACTTGCTAATTAACTATTTTTTAGTATGAGCGATCGCCTGTAAACAAGCTTGAACATTTTCAGGCAACAGCTAATAACAGCATATATCTACCCGAAACTAATTCTTTTGGCAGATGATAAACTCCCAACTTTAGATAGAACCATCTGTGCAATTACAGAGGGTATGCTGAATATCATTAAAAGCTAAGTAAAAAAAAGAACGCAAATTTATTTGGTTCTTGTCAGATTAGTATTGCAATTTCTTTTGTCGTCAGAGTTTAGCTTTTTTAGTACAGATTTTAGGAGTGTAATTAATAGTATGACTAATTCAGGCGATCGCGAAACTCATAACAACGAAACCAGACAAGAATCTTACACAGATAATTACGGTAACACTCACACTAACCTGACACGCACCAGTGAAACAGTTAACAACAATCCCAACAATGTCAATTCTTATCGAAATGGTTATGCAAATGGTCGAGAAATTGAGCGTAACTACCAGCAAGCTAATTTAGCCGCCCGTGATAATGATAATGCTTCTCGTGGCTTACTGTTAGGGATTTTGCTCACCTCTCTAGCTGGTTTAATTGTTGGTGCATTCTGGTACTTTAATCAACCCAGAGAAACCGTAGTTAACGAAACTCGACCAATAGTGAATCCTTCACCTAACAATAATCTTCCCACTCCCCAACCACAACAAACCACAATCATCGAAAGAACCAGAGAAGTACCTGTTGTAGTTCCTCAACAGCAAGTTCCATCTGTAAATGTACCTTCTCCACCAGACATTAATATAACTGTTCCACCTCAACAGCCTGTAACTTCAGGAACACAAACCACTCCTCCAAAAGATAATCCTGCTCCAGTGGACAATAGTCCAGCTAATAAGACATCAAATACTGATTCTTCTACCACTGGTGATACTAGTACAGATAAGAGTAACTCTCGCTAATAATTGCCATAGTTGTAGAGGCGTTGGAATAAAACGCCTCTATTTTATTGTCTTTGATTATCTTCATACTTTTGATAGTTGCTGAGACTCTTCTGTGGATAGAGTTTTTCGAGATAGCTTAACATTTACTATATTTTGTGTTGTAAATAGTTTATTTAAAAGAGAAATAATTTAAAAACCTTACCTAGATAAATTAACTACGAAACATATCAATAAAATTATTTTTTATTAAATAAACTTCGGTTATGAATTATCCATCAGGTTTAATGCCAGATTAACTAGATGCGATCGCATCTAGTTAATCTCATTCAAGTCGCCCCAAATATAGTTTTACCAACAAAAATCAGCACTAAAACAATTGCGGGGACTGTTTTTGATGCTTTGATTAACTTAATGGATAGCTTACGTAACTTCAACAAAGCACGTACCGCTATTCAGCATCGAGATATGAGAAAATATTCTTGGGAGCGATTACGCTTAAACTTCTATTGATTTCTGGTAAAGGAGTTTAGCTAAATCTGAGAACTTTTAATTCTGTTTGTTTTTGTATAACGCACCACCTTTTCTGGCGGTGCGTTAAGTGTTTAACCTAAATTTTTGCAGAGTAAATCATCCCTAAATCCAGAAAAATTCAGCATTAGAGACATATTACGGTATGTTTATCCAAAAATATTTCTTCTGTTAGAGGCTCATCCTCTTGATCAGTCCCTTGTAAAATATTGGCAGCAATCAATAAATCCTACAGAACCAAACTAAAAAATCATTATGCGCTTACTACATACAATGCTGCGGGTAGGGAACCTAGAAGAATCATTGAAATTTTACTGTGATCTCCTAGGAATGAAATTACTCCGGAGAAAAGATTATCCAGGGGGAGAATTTACCTTAGCTTTTGTTGGCTACGGTGATGAAAGTGATCATGCAGTTATTGAATTAACGTATAACTGGGGAGTGGAAAAGTACGAATTAGGTAACGCCTACGGTCACATTGCGTTAGG encodes:
- a CDS encoding tocopherol cyclase family protein, which encodes MFSLPVNSQTPHIGYHWDGSSRRFFEGWYYRVTLPDCGQTFAFMYSIEDPIGGQPYSGGAAQILGPDDQYLCRTFPDVETFWASRDVLALGHWGKTNLNTQPLYLLSAEFEQHIQEGYQATATLNQGIIRDPATGFYCRWLYEIQPVYGWGNQNSLQQSTAGWLSFLQIFEPGWQILMAHGLASGWIDWNGKIYQFTNAPAYAEKNWGGAFPQKWFWLNCNCFDGEPDLALTAGGGRRGVLWWMESVAMIGVHYQGKFYEFVPWNSQVKWQIQPWGRWQMQAKNLNYEVELAGTTHLSGTPLRAPTTNGLEFCCRDTMQGKLNLELRKVSDKQSQVILKSQSSLCGLEIGGGSWDNSWHSS
- the gloA gene encoding lactoylglutathione lyase, whose translation is MRLLHTMLRVGNLEESLKFYCDLLGMKLLRRKDYPGGEFTLAFVGYGDESDHAVIELTYNWGVEKYELGNAYGHIALGVDDIYTTCEAIKNRGGKVVREPGPMKHGSTVIAFVEDPDGYKIELIQLGSQGSAVKQTSQDQLVSP